One Candidatus Hydrogenedentota bacterium genomic window carries:
- a CDS encoding Crp/Fnr family transcriptional regulator, giving the protein MQKRHFTRGSPLREETFFRGMSEAAITRIEAYVHHREYEPLQIVFFPDDPCDRVFWVREGRIKLTRPASDGREAAFRHVFPGDLFGEECLIDQPRRGMYAEAIVRTVLCIMRADDFRRTVRDEPEFGAELAKRICLRAKSMEEVWFETVFKPVRNRVASGLLRLYERTDGNVVRATHLDLAALIGATRETTTAVLHELRREGILETGNRRITIRDAAALERIARS; this is encoded by the coding sequence GTGCAAAAACGTCACTTTACGCGCGGCTCACCCTTGCGGGAGGAAACCTTCTTTCGCGGGATGAGCGAAGCGGCCATCACGCGGATCGAGGCGTACGTGCATCACCGGGAATACGAACCGCTTCAGATCGTCTTTTTCCCCGACGATCCGTGCGACCGCGTGTTCTGGGTCCGCGAGGGACGGATCAAACTTACCCGGCCGGCGTCCGACGGCCGCGAGGCGGCGTTCCGCCATGTATTTCCCGGTGATCTTTTCGGCGAGGAATGCCTGATTGACCAGCCCCGCCGCGGCATGTACGCCGAGGCCATCGTCCGGACGGTGCTGTGCATCATGCGGGCGGACGATTTTCGGCGAACGGTCCGCGATGAACCGGAGTTCGGCGCCGAGTTGGCCAAGCGGATCTGCCTTCGCGCCAAATCCATGGAGGAAGTCTGGTTCGAAACGGTGTTCAAGCCGGTGCGCAACCGCGTCGCGTCGGGCCTGCTGCGTCTGTATGAGCGGACAGACGGAAACGTGGTTCGGGCCACGCATCTGGATCTCGCGGCGCTCATCGGCGCCACGCGGGAAACAACGACGGCCGTCTTGCATGAATTGCGGCGTGAAGGCATTCTGGAAACCGGAAACCGCCGGATCACGATACGCGACGCGGCGGCGCTCGAACGCATTGCAAGGAGTTGA
- the nrdR gene encoding transcriptional regulator NrdR, translating to MRCPFCAQTDGKVVDSRTSREGDAIRRRRECLNCGRRFTTYERIEEVAQMVIKKDGRREPFDRWKMKSGILKAIEKRPISLDQVDGMIDEIERELFNGADHEVSTEAIGQAIMERLKKLDEVAYVRFASVYRQFKDLNEFMNELKMMLT from the coding sequence ATGCGGTGTCCATTCTGCGCGCAGACCGACGGCAAGGTGGTAGATTCACGTACCTCGCGGGAAGGCGATGCGATTCGCCGGCGCCGGGAGTGCCTGAATTGCGGACGGCGTTTCACGACCTACGAGCGAATCGAGGAAGTCGCCCAGATGGTTATCAAGAAGGATGGGCGCCGCGAGCCGTTCGATCGCTGGAAAATGAAAAGCGGCATTCTCAAGGCCATCGAAAAGCGTCCCATCAGCCTCGATCAGGTGGACGGGATGATTGACGAGATCGAACGGGAGTTGTTCAACGGCGCGGATCACGAGGTGTCCACCGAAGCCATCGGCCAAGCCATCATGGAACGGCTCAAGAAACTCGATGAAGTGGCCTATGTCCGCTTTGCGTCGGTTTACCGCCAGTTCAAGGATCTCAACGAGTTCATGAACGAACTCAAGATGATGTTGACCTGA
- a CDS encoding glycogen debranching enzyme N-terminal domain-containing protein, giving the protein MTMIGPDQLRHYATASVLEWVEADGVGGVIGSSIINANTRKQHALFTVAAEPKGRIVCVSNLQETLADGRLAYDLSTNAYFGAIHPCGFQSLESFRLEPWPSWTYRFDAILLEKQIVPVHGEHAIVIEYTLRHAQHPMTLTVRPLLAFRDFNGIRVERGSFPNHWTATREFIECRPFEEGPTIYIAHPNARIETIGLWYRGFLYERDRESRLDCIEDLYHPGSLELTLEPDEASALILSSPSPRSVSLAREYRESEKRRRESLIQTPGVPRDPLWTALLRTADAFIYERRDGVLGILPGLPWGEGERYRGLIAFAGLLLAPKRFDLARQYLEGVAADWRALHAPSRFEPEPAVGQMHPADVPLWIFIAAWRYWKATGDKAFRDDVLTPLLEDIAQYYTEGEETRCTSQGLVEVGYEPGADYAPLAPLGTNALWYNAQRILAAFLAERDSAKAETWNDRAEKMRVEFNVLFACEMRPGLADSVTREPFVRDETLRASQILAAGLPFVLAERPEAVLECVTRDLYTPVGLRTLSPHDARYVGDGTDIRFLPKCWSGSVDPFWLGCYWDAVSHLKGLGDVATVFAAFETDRKTRGLGHISGAFTGDPPHQPCDYIASAAPIGEIMRLYAREALQFTHVV; this is encoded by the coding sequence ATGACAATGATTGGCCCGGACCAACTGCGCCATTACGCCACGGCAAGCGTACTCGAATGGGTCGAGGCCGACGGGGTCGGCGGTGTTATCGGTTCTTCCATAATCAACGCGAACACCCGCAAGCAACATGCCCTCTTTACCGTCGCCGCCGAACCCAAGGGACGGATTGTTTGTGTCTCGAACCTTCAGGAAACCCTTGCCGATGGACGGCTTGCCTACGATCTTTCAACGAACGCCTATTTCGGCGCCATTCATCCCTGCGGATTTCAATCGCTCGAATCATTCCGCCTTGAACCTTGGCCTTCATGGACATACCGTTTCGATGCGATCCTCCTCGAAAAACAGATTGTGCCCGTGCACGGCGAACATGCAATTGTGATCGAATACACCCTGCGCCATGCGCAACATCCCATGACGTTGACCGTCCGTCCGCTGCTCGCCTTCAGGGATTTCAACGGAATCCGGGTTGAGCGCGGCTCGTTTCCGAACCATTGGACGGCGACCCGCGAATTCATCGAGTGCCGGCCCTTCGAGGAAGGCCCGACAATCTACATCGCGCATCCGAACGCGCGCATCGAAACCATCGGCCTGTGGTATCGCGGTTTCCTGTACGAACGGGACCGCGAGTCGCGCCTTGACTGCATCGAGGACCTGTATCACCCTGGCAGCCTGGAACTGACGCTCGAACCGGATGAGGCGTCCGCGTTGATCCTTTCGTCGCCCAGTCCGCGAAGCGTTTCGCTGGCCCGCGAATACCGGGAGTCCGAAAAACGACGCCGTGAAAGCCTGATACAGACGCCCGGCGTCCCGCGTGATCCCCTGTGGACCGCGCTGTTGCGCACGGCGGACGCTTTCATCTACGAGCGGCGCGACGGCGTGCTCGGCATCTTGCCGGGATTGCCGTGGGGCGAAGGGGAACGATACCGGGGTTTGATTGCCTTCGCGGGACTGCTGTTGGCGCCCAAGCGTTTCGACTTGGCCCGGCAATATCTTGAAGGCGTCGCCGCCGATTGGCGTGCCCTGCATGCTCCGTCTCGATTCGAGCCGGAGCCGGCCGTCGGCCAGATGCACCCCGCCGATGTGCCGCTGTGGATTTTTATCGCGGCGTGGCGCTATTGGAAGGCGACCGGCGACAAGGCCTTCCGCGATGACGTGTTGACGCCGCTTCTGGAGGACATTGCCCAATACTATACGGAAGGTGAAGAAACGCGCTGCACTTCCCAGGGCTTAGTGGAAGTCGGCTATGAACCCGGCGCCGATTACGCCCCGCTGGCGCCGCTCGGCACCAATGCCCTCTGGTACAACGCCCAGCGGATTCTCGCCGCGTTTCTGGCCGAACGCGACAGCGCCAAGGCCGAAACGTGGAATGATCGCGCGGAAAAGATGCGCGTGGAGTTCAATGTCCTCTTTGCGTGCGAGATGCGGCCCGGGCTTGCGGACAGTGTGACGCGGGAACCGTTCGTGCGCGACGAGACGCTACGCGCAAGCCAGATTCTTGCGGCGGGGCTTCCCTTTGTGTTGGCCGAACGGCCGGAGGCGGTCTTGGAATGTGTCACGCGGGATCTGTATACCCCCGTGGGATTGCGCACGCTTTCGCCCCATGACGCGCGATACGTCGGCGACGGAACCGACATCCGCTTCCTGCCGAAATGCTGGTCGGGCAGCGTGGATCCGTTCTGGCTCGGCTGTTACTGGGACGCCGTGTCGCATCTGAAGGGATTGGGCGACGTGGCGACGGTCTTTGCGGCGTTTGAGACGGACAGGAAGACCCGGGGACTTGGCCACATTTCCGGCGCGTTCACCGGCGATCCGCCGCACCAGCCCTGCGACTATATCGCTTCCGCCGCACCCATCGGCGAAATCATGCGCCTCTATGCCCGCGAGGCCTTGCAGTTCACGCATGTCGTGTAA
- a CDS encoding nucleoside hydrolase, with the protein MIALLCAWPGYLCCVAAATTPVPVVLDTDLGDDIDDTWALAMMLGSPQIDLKLIVTASDDTVKKTRLVAKILEAMGRTDVPLGRGVKTSDQPIHQEKWLGDYQLDQYKGRVHEDGVQAMIDCIRQSPVPVTLVVIGPQTNIRAALEREPAIAKNARVVAMAGSVEIGYNGKQGADPEWNVIKDIPAAKAVFAAPWDIALAPLDSCGTLILRGDRFAKVAASSDPKAATVIANYRDWVHYEKYPKDESSVLFDTVAAYLAFDEALCEMKTVELVVDDKGFTRPSEKGRPVRCAMGWKDRAAFEDLLVKALTTK; encoded by the coding sequence ATGATCGCTTTGTTGTGTGCGTGGCCGGGATACTTGTGTTGTGTGGCGGCGGCGACGACGCCGGTACCGGTTGTTTTGGACACGGATCTGGGGGACGACATAGACGACACCTGGGCGCTGGCCATGATGCTGGGAAGCCCGCAAATCGATCTGAAATTGATCGTCACGGCCTCGGACGACACCGTGAAAAAGACGCGGCTGGTCGCGAAAATCCTCGAGGCGATGGGGCGCACGGACGTGCCGCTCGGTCGGGGCGTCAAAACGAGCGATCAGCCCATTCATCAGGAAAAATGGCTCGGCGATTATCAATTGGACCAATACAAGGGGCGGGTACACGAAGACGGCGTGCAGGCGATGATAGACTGCATCCGGCAATCGCCGGTTCCTGTCACCCTCGTGGTCATCGGACCGCAGACCAATATCCGCGCCGCCCTTGAACGGGAGCCGGCGATCGCGAAGAACGCGCGTGTGGTCGCGATGGCGGGCAGCGTCGAGATCGGCTACAACGGCAAGCAGGGCGCGGATCCGGAATGGAACGTCATCAAGGACATACCGGCGGCCAAGGCCGTGTTTGCCGCGCCGTGGGACATTGCATTGGCGCCGCTGGATTCCTGCGGCACGCTGATTCTGCGCGGCGATCGCTTCGCCAAGGTCGCGGCGTCCAGCGATCCGAAGGCGGCGACGGTCATTGCCAATTACCGCGACTGGGTCCATTACGAAAAGTATCCCAAGGACGAGAGCAGCGTCCTGTTCGACACCGTGGCCGCGTATCTCGCCTTCGACGAGGCATTGTGCGAAATGAAAACGGTCGAACTTGTGGTGGACGACAAGGGCTTCACCCGGCCCTCCGAAAAAGGGCGGCCCGTCCGTTGCGCGATGGGCTGGAAAGACCGCGCGGCGTTCGAGGATCTGCTCGTGAAGGCGCTGACGACAAAATGA
- the glgC gene encoding glucose-1-phosphate adenylyltransferase gives MKDVVAVLLAGGAGERLHPLTRNRAKPAVPFGGIYRIIDVTLSNCLNSNCRKILVLVQYKSHSLTRHVQSAWNVFHPEFGEFIDIIPPQQRVNSNWYLGTADAIYQNLYFIQQEKPKEVLILSGDHIYKMDYLKMLKFHRGCGADLTIAAIETPVAEASRFGVLETETDGRVIGFEEKPDSPKPLPAKPDTAYVSMGIYVFNTDVLRKVVVADSERMGSSHDFGKDIIPRMIHTHRVYAYRFIDENKEGMHKEVQYWRDVGTIDAYWEANMDLVSVDPLFNLYDRAWPVRADLTTAPPAKFVFAQEGRRFGVALDSIVSPGCIVSGGMVKRSVLSPWVRIHSYSHVEESILMHGCHIGRYAHIRRAIIEKNVRIPEHAVIGYDLHEDAKRYRVTASGIVVVEDTDDHGPAQQGS, from the coding sequence ATGAAGGACGTGGTGGCGGTATTGTTGGCCGGCGGCGCGGGCGAGCGCCTGCATCCCCTGACGCGCAATCGCGCCAAACCGGCGGTGCCGTTCGGAGGCATCTACCGGATTATTGACGTTACCCTGTCCAACTGCCTCAATTCCAACTGCCGGAAAATCCTTGTGCTGGTCCAATACAAGTCGCACTCGTTGACGCGCCACGTCCAATCCGCATGGAATGTCTTTCACCCGGAATTCGGTGAATTCATTGACATTATCCCTCCGCAGCAGCGCGTCAACAGCAATTGGTATCTCGGCACGGCCGACGCTATCTATCAGAATCTGTACTTTATCCAGCAGGAAAAGCCCAAAGAGGTGCTTATATTGTCCGGCGACCACATCTACAAGATGGACTACCTGAAGATGTTGAAGTTCCATCGTGGATGCGGCGCGGACCTGACCATTGCCGCTATCGAAACGCCCGTGGCGGAGGCGAGCCGGTTCGGCGTGCTGGAAACCGAAACCGACGGGCGCGTCATCGGATTCGAGGAGAAGCCGGATTCGCCCAAGCCCCTTCCGGCAAAGCCGGACACGGCCTACGTTTCGATGGGAATTTATGTGTTCAACACGGACGTGTTGCGGAAGGTCGTGGTGGCCGATTCGGAACGCATGGGCAGTTCCCACGACTTCGGCAAGGATATCATTCCGCGCATGATTCATACCCATCGTGTGTACGCTTACCGCTTCATTGACGAAAACAAGGAAGGCATGCACAAGGAAGTCCAATATTGGCGCGATGTCGGAACGATTGACGCCTACTGGGAGGCAAACATGGACCTAGTGTCCGTGGATCCCCTGTTCAACCTGTACGATCGGGCATGGCCCGTCCGGGCCGATCTCACCACAGCGCCCCCGGCGAAATTCGTGTTTGCACAGGAAGGCCGGCGTTTCGGCGTGGCGCTCGACTCGATCGTGAGCCCGGGCTGCATCGTCAGCGGCGGAATGGTCAAGCGGTCGGTGCTTTCCCCGTGGGTGCGCATTCACAGTTATTCCCACGTCGAAGAATCCATTCTGATGCATGGCTGCCATATCGGGCGTTATGCCCACATCCGCCGGGCCATTATCGAAAAAAATGTCCGCATCCCCGAACATGCCGTCATTGGATACGACCTGCACGAGGATGCCAAACGCTATCGCGTAACGGCCAGCGGCATTGTCGTCGTGGAAGACACGGACGACCACGGCCCCGCACAACAAGGATCATGA
- a CDS encoding DegT/DnrJ/EryC1/StrS family aminotransferase — protein MNLPDARIGRLVAAHTFPEPIYVTRPSLPPLAEYARALEPAWERRWLTNEGCLHQRLERALCAYLGVEHLSLFCNATIALMAALELYGLREGEVVTTPFTFPATTHVLRWQRLDIVFADIDADTCNLDPSRVEERLTPRTRAIMPVHVYGTPCDVERFDALAAKYHVRVIYDAAHAFGVRLNGQSALRHGDASVLSFHATKLFTTGEGGALAVPDAERHRQAYLIKNFGIAGEESVEGPGINGKMSELQAALGLVQLEQADEEIARRRVLSQCYRRMLADIPGVCLFGERPGVQPNHAYFPVRINAEAYGAGRDALHDVFRRCNVHVRKYFYPLCSHFACYAGLPSADPAGLPNAERAAREILCLPIHGTLSVESVETIASVVREFHEALRK, from the coding sequence ATGAACCTGCCGGATGCGCGCATCGGCCGTCTTGTGGCGGCGCACACGTTCCCGGAGCCTATCTATGTGACGCGCCCGTCGCTCCCGCCCCTGGCGGAATACGCGCGCGCGCTTGAGCCCGCATGGGAGCGGCGATGGCTGACGAACGAGGGATGCCTGCATCAAAGGCTGGAACGGGCATTATGCGCCTATCTCGGCGTCGAACATCTCAGTCTGTTCTGCAACGCGACGATCGCGCTGATGGCCGCGCTCGAACTGTACGGACTGCGCGAAGGCGAGGTCGTCACGACGCCGTTCACGTTTCCCGCCACGACGCACGTGTTGCGCTGGCAGCGGCTCGACATCGTATTCGCGGATATTGACGCGGACACGTGCAATTTGGATCCGTCGCGCGTCGAGGAACGCCTCACGCCGCGCACGCGCGCCATCATGCCCGTGCATGTGTACGGCACTCCGTGCGACGTCGAACGTTTCGATGCGCTGGCCGCGAAATACCATGTGCGCGTCATCTATGACGCCGCGCACGCCTTCGGTGTCCGGCTGAACGGGCAGTCGGCGCTGCGCCACGGCGACGCATCGGTCCTGAGCTTCCACGCCACGAAACTGTTCACCACCGGCGAGGGCGGGGCCCTCGCCGTCCCGGATGCCGAACGCCACCGGCAAGCCTACCTGATCAAGAATTTCGGCATTGCCGGCGAGGAATCTGTCGAGGGACCGGGGATCAACGGGAAGATGAGCGAATTGCAGGCGGCGCTGGGGCTGGTCCAACTGGAACAGGCCGACGAGGAAATTGCGCGCCGACGGGTCTTGTCGCAATGCTATCGCCGAATGCTAGCCGACATTCCGGGAGTTTGCCTCTTCGGCGAACGACCCGGCGTGCAGCCGAACCATGCCTACTTTCCCGTCCGCATCAATGCGGAAGCCTACGGCGCCGGACGCGACGCGCTCCACGACGTTTTCCGCCGATGCAACGTCCATGTCCGCAAATATTTTTATCCCCTATGTTCGCATTTTGCATGTTATGCCGGTCTGCCTTCCGCCGACCCGGCCGGCCTGCCCAACGCCGAGCGCGCGGCACGCGAGATCCTGTGCCTGCCGATTCATGGAACACTGTCCGTGGAATCCGTGGAAACGATTGCGTCTGTCGTCCGCGAATTCCATGAGGCGCTTCGGAAATAG
- a CDS encoding cyclase family protein, producing MGIRWHDATIPLREGMTVWPGDPPFRMLPLERMAGGASCNTSRVDMPTHCGTHMDAPWHFEENGARLDDIDPALFFGEAQLVETDVRDEVRATDLGPGPLLPRVLIKTRNSAFPEGSPFRPDYIALSVDAARRLVDEGVRLVGVDYLSVAPYRQPGQATHHILLGHGVLVVEGLRLQGFASGRYLCTILPLALVGADGSPCRAFLGREESDT from the coding sequence ATGGGCATTCGGTGGCATGACGCGACAATCCCCCTGCGCGAGGGCATGACGGTGTGGCCCGGCGATCCGCCGTTCCGCATGTTGCCGCTGGAACGAATGGCCGGGGGCGCATCCTGCAACACCTCGCGCGTGGACATGCCGACCCATTGCGGCACGCACATGGACGCGCCGTGGCATTTCGAGGAGAACGGCGCTCGGCTGGACGACATAGACCCCGCGCTTTTTTTCGGCGAGGCGCAACTGGTCGAAACGGATGTCCGGGATGAAGTGCGTGCCACCGATTTGGGCCCTGGGCCGCTGTTGCCGCGCGTGCTGATCAAGACCCGCAACTCGGCGTTTCCCGAGGGGAGTCCGTTTCGTCCGGATTACATCGCGTTGTCCGTGGACGCAGCGCGGCGTTTGGTGGACGAGGGCGTCCGGCTGGTGGGCGTTGATTACTTGTCGGTGGCGCCGTACAGGCAACCGGGACAGGCGACGCACCACATCCTTCTCGGCCACGGTGTGCTGGTCGTGGAGGGGTTGCGCTTGCAAGGCTTCGCGTCGGGCCGGTATTTGTGTACAATATTGCCGTTGGCTCTTGTTGGCGCGGACGGATCCCCATGCCGCGCCTTCCTTGGACGCGAGGAGAGCGACACATGA
- a CDS encoding alpha-L-fucosidase — MGWAAAAFSTALLAMGVAGAEGKYKAAWDSLDSRPIPAWFDEAKFGIFIHWGVYSVPAWGPKGKYAEWYWHDMQNKNGETWKFHARTYGEKFQYQDFAPMFKAEMFDPAQWADIFARSGAKYIVLTSKHHEGFCLWPSAQSWNWNAMDVGPHRDLCGELTEAVKARGIKMGFYYSLYEWYNPLFKNDPKQYVATHMLPQLKDLAERYRPSLVWPDGEWDHPSELWRSTEFLAWLYNESPVRDEVVVNDRWGKDCRSAHGGFYTTEYGEVGGDKKLAEQRKWEECRGIGASFGYNRNETVDEYAKPAALVHLLIETVSKGGNLLLDIGPTGDGRIPVIMQQRLLEIGDWLNVNGEAIYGTRPWREVKDGDSVRYTCKGDAVYALSLKWPGTELVLKAPKAGPNPAAILVGYDQPLKCRAEADGLHIEVPPLGVAEVPSQHAHVFKLTGVE; from the coding sequence ATGGGATGGGCGGCAGCGGCTTTTTCGACGGCGTTGCTGGCGATGGGCGTGGCCGGCGCGGAAGGCAAATACAAGGCGGCGTGGGATTCCCTTGACAGCCGGCCGATTCCGGCATGGTTCGACGAGGCCAAGTTCGGCATCTTCATCCATTGGGGCGTGTATTCGGTTCCCGCATGGGGTCCAAAAGGCAAGTACGCCGAATGGTATTGGCACGACATGCAAAACAAAAACGGCGAGACGTGGAAATTCCACGCCCGCACCTACGGCGAGAAGTTCCAATACCAGGATTTCGCGCCGATGTTCAAGGCCGAGATGTTCGATCCGGCCCAATGGGCCGACATCTTCGCGCGGTCGGGCGCCAAGTACATCGTGCTGACCTCGAAGCATCACGAGGGTTTTTGTCTCTGGCCGAGCGCGCAGAGTTGGAACTGGAACGCGATGGACGTGGGGCCGCACCGCGACCTGTGCGGCGAACTGACCGAAGCGGTCAAGGCGCGCGGCATCAAGATGGGCTTCTACTATTCGTTGTACGAGTGGTACAACCCGCTGTTCAAGAACGACCCGAAACAATACGTCGCCACGCACATGTTGCCGCAATTGAAGGATCTGGCCGAACGGTACCGGCCGAGCCTCGTATGGCCGGACGGCGAGTGGGATCATCCCAGCGAACTCTGGCGCAGCACGGAATTCCTCGCATGGCTGTACAACGAGTCGCCGGTCCGCGACGAAGTCGTCGTCAACGACCGGTGGGGCAAGGATTGCCGCAGCGCGCATGGCGGGTTCTACACGACCGAATATGGCGAGGTCGGCGGCGACAAGAAACTCGCGGAACAGCGCAAATGGGAGGAATGCCGTGGCATCGGCGCCTCGTTCGGCTACAACCGCAACGAGACCGTTGACGAATACGCCAAGCCGGCTGCGCTGGTTCATCTCCTGATCGAGACCGTATCGAAAGGCGGCAACCTGCTGCTCGATATCGGCCCGACCGGCGACGGGCGCATCCCGGTGATCATGCAGCAGCGCCTGCTCGAAATCGGCGACTGGCTCAACGTCAACGGCGAAGCCATCTACGGCACACGCCCGTGGCGCGAGGTCAAGGATGGCGATTCCGTCCGCTATACCTGCAAAGGCGATGCGGTTTATGCCCTCAGCCTCAAGTGGCCCGGAACCGAACTCGTCTTGAAAGCGCCCAAGGCCGGACCCAACCCGGCCGCGATCCTTGTCGGATACGACCAACCGCTCAAGTGCCGCGCCGAAGCCGATGGCCTTCACATCGAAGTCCCTCCGCTCGGCGTCGCCGAAGTTCCGTCGCAACACGCCCACGTTTTCAAACTGACGGGCGTGGAATAG